In Sediminispirochaeta bajacaliforniensis DSM 16054, the genomic window TCAATTTTCGGCAATTTTTGAAGTACGTAACGAATGTACCAATACGGCTCAAGGGAGGCCGATTTAGCCGATTCAATCAGACTGTAAAAAATCGCCGATGCATGAGCACCACGAGGTGTTTCGGCATGCAGCCAGTTCTTACGTCCGATTACAAACGGTCTGATCGCTCTCTCGGCGGCGTTGTTATCAGGGGTAAGGCAGGCAAGGTCGAGATAGCAA contains:
- a CDS encoding IS66 family transposase, with amino-acid sequence CYLDLACLTPDNNAAERAIRPFVIGRKNWLHAETPRGAHASAIFYSLIESAKSASLEPYWYIRYVLQKLPKIESSESSWEDLLPEKLTPEMLLTSSF